The proteins below come from a single Streptomyces sp. M92 genomic window:
- the bldC gene encoding developmental transcriptional regulator BldC — MTARTPDAEPLLTPAEVATMFRVDPKTVTRWAKAGKLTSIRTLGGHRRYREAEVRALLAGIPQQRSEA; from the coding sequence ATGACCGCTCGCACCCCTGATGCCGAGCCGCTGCTGACCCCGGCTGAGGTCGCCACCATGTTCCGCGTCGACCCGAAGACGGTCACGCGCTGGGCGAAGGCCGGCAAGCTCACGTCGATCCGCACGCTCGGCGGGCATCGCCGCTACCGCGAGGCCGAGGTCCGCGCCCTGCTCGCGGGCATCCCGCAGCAGCGCAGCGAGGCCTGA
- a CDS encoding Leu/Phe/Val dehydrogenase, producing the protein MTDVTGAPADVLHTLFHSDQGGHEQVVLCQDRASGLKAVIAIHSTALGPALGGTRFYPYANEADAVADALNLARGMSYKNAMAGLEHGGGKAVIIGDPEQVKSEELLLAYGRFVASLGGRYVTACDVGTYVADMDVVARECRWTTGRSPENGGAGDSSVLTSFGVYQGMRAAAQHLWGDPTLRDRTVGIAGVGKVGHHLVEHLLAEGAHVVVTDVRKDVVRSITERHPSVVAVADTDALIRVENLDIYAPCALGGALDDDTVPVLTAKVVCGAANNQLAHPGVEKDLADRGILYAPDYVVNAGGVIQVADELHGFDFDRCKAQAAKIYDTTLAIFARAKEDGIPPAAAADRIAEQRMAEARTRR; encoded by the coding sequence GTGACCGACGTAACCGGCGCACCTGCTGATGTACTGCACACCCTGTTCCACTCGGACCAGGGGGGACATGAGCAGGTCGTGCTCTGCCAGGACCGCGCCAGCGGCCTCAAGGCCGTCATCGCCATCCACTCCACCGCCCTGGGCCCCGCGCTGGGCGGTACGCGCTTCTACCCGTACGCGAACGAGGCGGACGCCGTCGCCGACGCGCTGAACCTCGCGCGCGGGATGTCGTACAAGAACGCCATGGCCGGCCTCGAGCACGGCGGCGGCAAGGCCGTGATCATCGGCGACCCGGAGCAGGTCAAGAGCGAGGAACTGCTGCTCGCCTACGGCCGCTTCGTCGCCTCGCTCGGCGGCCGCTACGTCACCGCCTGCGACGTCGGCACCTACGTCGCCGACATGGACGTCGTGGCCCGCGAGTGCCGCTGGACGACCGGCCGCTCCCCGGAGAACGGCGGCGCCGGCGACTCCTCCGTCCTCACCTCCTTCGGCGTCTACCAGGGCATGCGGGCCGCCGCCCAGCACCTGTGGGGCGACCCGACGCTGCGCGACCGCACCGTCGGCATCGCGGGCGTCGGCAAGGTCGGCCACCACCTGGTCGAGCACCTGCTCGCCGAGGGGGCGCACGTCGTCGTCACCGACGTACGCAAGGACGTCGTGCGCTCCATCACCGAGCGGCACCCGTCGGTCGTGGCCGTCGCCGACACGGACGCGCTGATCCGGGTGGAGAACCTGGACATCTACGCCCCGTGCGCGCTCGGCGGCGCGCTCGACGACGACACCGTGCCGGTCCTGACCGCCAAGGTGGTGTGCGGCGCCGCCAACAACCAGCTCGCCCACCCGGGTGTGGAGAAGGACCTCGCCGATCGCGGCATCCTCTACGCGCCGGACTACGTGGTGAACGCCGGCGGGGTCATCCAGGTCGCCGACGAGCTGCACGGCTTCGACTTCGACCGGTGCAAGGCGCAGGCCGCGAAGATCTACGACACCACGCTGGCCATATTCGCACGTGCGAAGGAAGACGGAATTCCGCCGGCCGCCGCGGCCGACCGGATCGCCGAGCAGCGGATGGCGGAGGCCCGGACCCGTCGGTGA